In Carassius auratus strain Wakin chromosome 37, ASM336829v1, whole genome shotgun sequence, the DNA window atttaaaataaatcacaaaaatctaacctttcattggataataagaatttaaaatggggggaaatatcattatgaaatgttttctcaaatacacattggacacaatttttggcacccctagaaattcttatgagttcTTATGTTCACAGTTTTGAGCACTCCAGGGTGATTATgtacatgaaattatccagcaatGGTTTCCtgattcacagaaatataaataggagggaaaacaaagcccaaatttccttaatcatccatcagaatgagaaaaaccaaagaatatatttctaatgtgcagcaaaagataattgagcttcacaaattagtgatgtggctttaagaaaagagttaCAATAGTGAAAATTTCCATTTCCACCATCATGGCAATAAGTAAggatttccaatcaacagaaattGTTACGAAACTGACTGGATGAGGATGTGTGCCAATATCATCCTAATGtgtggtgagaaggagagtttgaatggctaaagactctccaaggatcagaGCTAGAGAATTATATAAATAGTTGAGTCTCAGGTTTTAGAAAACCTTAAAACAATAGTCATacagcacctacatcaccacatgttgtttgggagggtttcaagaaaaattatcctagctcatacaaaaacaaactaaagcatattcagttataagacatgactggaacttcaaatgggactggcttctatgatcagatgaaacaaaaaatgagcattttagcagtaaacactcaagatgggtttggtgaacacggAAAGAAAAAGTTATGTAGTATGTTATGTAGGTGTTTAATATGTTGTGAGTGTTACTAGGAAAGTtgctaattcatttaaaatacttttagcaTGTTGCAATTAATTACAGGGTAATGTTATACGATTGCATGTTTTTAACACGTGGGTGGTTGCAAGGGAGTTGCTTTGTTGTTCtagtttatttttaacatgttATGTATGTTGCTGTATGAAATAATTTTCTGTATTGGTTTTATacctgcattttaaattattgatTGTGTTTTGGAGTTACAGATCAACTGATCAACAATCACATTATTAAGGTACTAACAAAgtgtaaattaacaattattaaattattattattaaattggacACCTGCATACAGCAGCTAACTCAAGTCACATGATGTGTATTGCTAGGCATCTTTGGCTTCCTCTTTTTGTGTAATTTGGATGAAAAATGTGTGCCTTTTTATTGTCTGAGTCACTTATCAAAAGTTGCTAAAAGTTGCCAAATAAATTGTTGAAATTGCTAAATGTGCTGCCAGGTGTTTTTGGAAGAAAAAGTTGCTACGGTAGTCTGAAAAGTTGCTAAATTTAGAAACAAAattgctaagttggcaacactggtggTTACTGGTGTGTTTCTTTGTGTTTGTTATGGCTATGGTTCTGAGTGTTTTTTAACATGTTGATATACCATTGGAAGAACATTATGAGTGGTTGCTATAGCTGTGCCGAGTGGTTTTTGGAATGTTGGTTTGgaggttgctatggtgttctaagggtttttattttgttttttatacttgGCTGCTTGCGCATGttttggaggtttttttttttttttttttttttgtgctgtgggTGGTTTCTAAGGAATTGTGTTAGGATGTTGCGTGACAATTGTTAAAGTGTTCCctaattgtttttgtgtgtgcattgctGTTTAGTTGCTAGGCTGTAATAGTGATATTTGCATAAGCAAACACTACAAATGAACACAAACCAGTCTATTAGAATCTTGGTTTGTTGGATAATTCGGTCCAAGTGAAACCATGTGTAATATATTGTGTCATCCTGCACACACACTTGACTTCCCGCTGCCTCCAATTTACAATCTGGTGAATCCAGTCAGTGTGATTTCTTACAGACGAAGGACTTGTAAATATATCTTATCTGTTGCTGTTCTTTCCTCTGGGACTCATTTCATTGGTCCTCAAGCCAGTCAGCAATTACAGGGTGATGTCATTTCCTTGGCACGACTTCCACTGCCTGATTGGTCCATTTATATGTGCATATGTTGAATGTCACAAAACTGAACAGTCTGTTTTCTTAAAAATCATTACTGAGGTAATATACCTGATTTATTTCAGGTACCCTTTCCCTACAGTCTTCAGTACATGCAGTAAGAAGGATCTCGCTGCGAGTTTGGAGAAAGGTGTGGGCATGTGTTTGTTCAACATGCCGGAGGTGAAGGTGCTCTACGGAGGCCAGAAATGTGGAAACGGATATGTCGAGGAGGGAGAGCAGTGCGATTGCGGAGATGTGGAGGTACGTCGGAGCTCATGTGTGTATGTTTCGCTTTTTGCAAACATATTTCATGCAGACATTTACATGATTCCCTTAAGCGCCGCATATGTGCTGTGATTTTCACACTCTCCAGTGAGTCGTGCATCATTAGCAGTCGCTCCTCCAAATCTGTGACAAGAGCGAAATAAACAACCGAGTGTTTTCTGAAACCACGTTGTGAGAAGAAGCGCAAGAATGAGAAGCATCTGTCACGTTGGACCAGGAGATTTTGCGAGGACCGCAGAGAAAAGCTTTTGTTAGTGTCTGAATGCTTCAGGTGTTTCCTGAGGGTTTAAATCTGTTCAAAGATGTCTTTGCTGAAAGGTTGCTGGCAGTGCTGAAAACGTACATTGTTTGTGTCTCTGCATCCGACAACAATGCTCATGTACAATTTATGAAATTCCACCCAGCCAGCAGTCAAAGAAAAACATCTGGGAAATTATTGACATGATTTGTACACTTAAGCAAATATAGAGTAACATCtcaattagaaaaaatatatattttttaggatgtcttttctgctcaccatggctgcatttatttgatcaaaaatcagtaaaaacagttaaattatgaaatattattgttatttaaaataagtgtgttctatatgaatatattgtataatataatttattcctgtgatgcgccgctgaattttcagcatcattcctccagtcttcagtgtcacgtgatcttcagaaatcattctaatatgctgctctaTAAATATTTCTGCTGTTATGAGTGTTAAATCTCTGTCTCTGCAGGAGTGTCTGAATCCCTGCTGTAATGCCAGTACATGCACACTGAAACAGGAGGCCGTTTGTGCACATGGACAGTGTTGTGAAGACTGTCAGGTAACTTTTGACCTTCAGCCTAATTCACTTTATTTGTTGATTCTTTTATACCTTGctaatttaatgtacttaaattaaaaatgtgcagCAAAATTTATTTATGAACTTAAGGATGGCATTTATTCaggaacatttattaaatgttgcattactttataataatttaatatataatagataatgttatttaatacaatgtaaaatagtatacaaaatattaaattaaatagttactttttttttattttacttaagttAACATTTTCTTAAATCATGGCTGTTTTCACTgtgcttaattttatttgtttatttttaaataaataataataatcttatcaGAAGTTGGCTATTAAAACACTATATGCCTAAATAAGCAACCAAATTTAGTAAGTAAAAGTGCATATTATTCTAaagtaatcaattttttttattctttagaaCATGGACATGGACTGaggaatcattcacaataaaaccaggaacataaataaattaagataaaagTAAACAGTTAATTTGTATTGACTGAAAGGATTTCATTGTGTTATTgccttattaatattaaaatattgtctcATTAATATATTTGCCAGATTTCATGATGTGTTTGTTGTGCAGCTGAAGCCTGCAGGGACTCCGTGCCGTGAGTCCAGTAACTCCTGTGACCTGCCGGAGTTTTGCACAGGTGCCGATCCTCACTGTCCCGCTAATGTCTACCTGCACGACGGACACGACTGTCAAGGTGTGGATGGACACTGTTACAACGGGATCTGCCAGACACACGAGCAGCAGTGCATCACACTTTGGGGACAGGGTGAGGACAGCGCCACCCGCAGGCCTGGAGGAACAGCTACTGCATTGGTCTGTGTACGTGaaaactttgtgtttgtgtttaacagGTGCAAAGCCAGCTCCAGGAATCTGTTTCGAAAGAGTCAACTCAGCGGGAGATCCATATGGAAACTGTGGAAAAGACGCAAAGGGATCATTCGCCAAATGTGAAGCACGGtaagagaaaatataaaaaatgacaaatatcagtCACGTAATATTGACTGATGGACACTCGGTTTGCTCACAAATAGCACCCTGATTTGAGCAGATGTTTGTTGGTTTGTTGCAAAATTAATTATTGTATCTTACAGATGTTTGGAAGAATGTTGCTTTTAGTTGGTGCACTTCAGGAagatagaaaaacaaatgtacCTTTAAAAACCTCCAAGGACTTTACATGTTTATTTACTGAAAGTGTTTTTCACTTAAAATGACAGTTTAGGgtttaaattaaatctgaaatgaatTTCTCTCATTAGGTTCTTCCCATTCTGTTCTTTATTGActgactgtctctctctcacacatacaaacAGATGAATAACAAcccaattcttaaaaaaaaaagagagaacagaAGCCTATTGAAAAAATGACAGTAATTTGTAGGTTACACCTCTCATAAATTTCGTTTTAATTGAGCTCAGATTGGCTGCTTTATTAAGTGCTTCACGGATCACATCCTCGATGTAGTAATTACTTTAATGACTGAGGTGAACAGACGGAGAGAGAAAGGGTTTCGGACGCTAATGACTCTTTATTTTGGCCAAAGGGACTCGAGCcacgttctgtctgtctgtctgtctctttctttctttttttggatgCAGCTGCGTGAGAATCTGCCCTCTGAATGCAGTAATTGGTCTTTAGTGGAGAGGATGCCTCATTATTTCTCTGTGTTTTTAATGTCCCATTACCACGATGCTCGGCAGAGGAAACACACTTCAGCGCTGTGAAAACACTGCAGATGTGTCAGTCTGGGAAATTCTGATTCATAAAATGGGATCTGTTAGACTGGAAACGTTGCTcagaattttagataagttcacAACCCAGAAATGGGTCTCAGGTCTGTTTGGACAGCAGGGAAaataagtctatatatatatatatatatatatatatatatatatacaatatttgtttatctgtaaaatatatttaatatctttatattattattataacaaatcaataaaaaaatgaaacaaggctaaatgtaaaaaaataaaatacaaatgtaaaacacacacaaacacatacatttgCAAATATAacttgttatatttattttattatttttactatataattattatttttacctcaacgaaatatttatattaattgaaaatttttgtaatatatttttatttcaaataaattactaatttactattattttatcaatcattatatttacttttattagaagtcatattttttaaatggtttcttCCTCTTGTTTTCCAGAGATGCTAAATGTGGGAAGATGCAGTGTCAGGGCGGAGCCAACCGGCCGGTGATTGGCACCAATGCAGTCTCCATAGAAACCAACATCCCGCTCCAGGAAGGAGGGCGTATCCTCTGCCGCGGGACGCATGTGTACCTGGGAGACGACATGCCGGATCCGGGCCTCGTGCTCACCGGCACCAAATGTGGTGAAAACATGGTAAATAATGAGAAGATTGCTTATTTAACACAAGCTCGTTCAGATCACCAACATCAGGATGGCAGAATGGGTTAAATGGCATTGCTATGTTGTTTCTAGGGTATTTCGAGTGAAACTAGAGCATATATGTGTGGATTAATAAGGAGAAGTTCACTTCCGTTTATtcaccctccacttgttccaaaactgtatgaggttcttttttctgttgaacacaaaagaatatattttgaagaatgttggtatccaaacagttgatgggcaccattgacttccattgtagggggaaaaaaaacactatcGTAGTCATCAACTGTTCGGATGTCGCAAGCATGTCATGAACCTCATGGAGTTTACACTGTTGGCATTTTGCCGCAATCCATGTTTATCGCCTGATCTTATGTCTTTTAATTCACTTCAAAATCTATAGAAGTCACTGGTGCTATGCAAAGGCAAAATTCAACGATGTTTAGTCAGAACTGAGTCATGAATGAAATCAGGGATGTTAACTAAGGAATGAATGGCCTCATTGGTTACAGCCTGACATAATTGGAAATTACCCTGACATCACagtattaataaaacaaagtCATAAATAAAGCTGAAACGCAGCATAAGACACTTTTCCACCCGTTTGCTGCTGTGAGGACATTTGGATGGATCACGTCAGTGTGTTTGATGAGCGttgagctgtcaatcatctctgACTGACAGAACTAAatgaagtctctctctctctctctctctctctctctctctctctctctctccctgtgtgtgtgtgtgtgtgtgtagatgtgtataaacagacagtgtcagaataTCAGTGTGCTCGGGGTTCACGACTGTTCGGCCAAGTGCAGCGGACATGGGGTGAGTTTACATCTGTCTGAACAGTTTCACTCATACAATATATCTGAACGCTCGGTGAACAGCGTTTCATCTCGACTTTAAGCAGCTCAGAGATCCATCTGAACCAAATCTGATCTCATAATTGAGCAGTTTCATCTCCATAGACATACATACAGTGTCAACTCCAGAACAGCGCAGAAGTGTTAAGATGAGGAATCTGAATCTAATGTGACGCTCATGTCTGGATTACCATAATTACATGACTTCTTGTCCTCTTTCTCATAAATGATTCATCGCTACGCTACACTCATAACTGGGCTTAGGTGATTTCTGTTTATAATGATGGCAAAGTGCATGACTACGTGATTAATTCAAGTCAAATTCATATGTATAGcacacacattgttttaaagcatCTCAATGGAAAATCATAATGTTAATTTTACAGTACTGTAACCCGTTAAATACACTGGATACGGAATAATTTCCTACCTAAATTTCTGTATCGTGTTACATTTAGCAATTAAATTAAGAGTTTACCAGGAAAACATGTGCAAGTCATCATTTATcccaaaatataaagaaaatgagtcatgctttattttaaggtccagttctcactattaacaaaccattaactacaacttttgcttcaataaactgctaatttgctgcttattaatattaatattgagtAAGTTATTTGTTAAGTTTTGGTATTGGGTAAGATTTGGGATGTAGAATATGCTCATGCAGTAGAATAAATGCtttttaagtattaataaacagctaatatgttcATAATAGTCATGCTAATaataactagttaatagtgaaaattggtccTTTTACTAAAGTGTtaaccaaaaaattattttaattattataaaaaaaagaaaattatataataatatatcctTATTTGTATTAgtgtaaaactaaaattttatgaacatttatataataatattttttacttgagATATTGGGATGAAATATGACCTGTATGTGTTATCCTAAGATTCACGTTCGTAACCTCTCAATTTTATTTCTCGATGTatattttatgataattattaGGCTTCGAATTCTCATTATtccactaattaattaaataatgttgtcTTGTTTTTCCAGTAAAGCACATCTAAATGTGTCTAAACACATTTAAAGCACTTCTAAAACAAGATCAATTTACATTAAACAGACTTATTTTCATACActctgacattttattttcacatgtaTCAAATTCAGAGCATTAATCCAAATTTGAGTTTCCAGCTCATAATTATATGTTTGACTATAATgtgaatatgatttttaaaagtgagaaacacaaaatgatagtaatttctttttgttgttgtcaatTTATATTGAATGCAAATATTCAGACAGAGATGAGGAAATGTCTTGCTTATTCACAATATGATTTCAAGAAATAGTTTTTGTGATGTTGAACATAATTATAGTAATTCTGACTTGAGTTGAAGGCAACTAAAATCCACTGAGGACcttaaaaatgatttcaaatcATTTTGTAATGCAAgacttatattatatttaatacaaattattcaaaatgcaATTCAGGCTGATCTGAAACGTAAGGTTTATTAATTCATGCTGGCAGGAGTCAAAGTTCATGATGGATCCTGGTTGGAAAGCTTCTTTTCCACAAGGTTTCTGGTTTTACTTGTTTACATTGTCTGTAATAGTTCCTGCTTTTTAAAATCTTGATTTAAGCATGTTTAGATTACAGTAAAACTGAGTCCAGATGAGATCTGTGTGAATACCTGACAGGGAGAATGTGTTTTAGCTGAAGAACAGGTGCGATTGGTTACAGGTTTGTGCAGATAGTGAGAAACCGATAGTGGAAGTCCATGAATGAGCTCATGAATCTCCAGATTAGATCAAGATGTTCCTCTGAGTCCAACATCTGCTGCTCATCAGAAACAAATGCTGCCAAATGAAGGAAAGAGGAAGTGTTTGAGTGTTTTGGAAGATGTTGAGCAGGTGCATTTACAGACTTGCAGCACGCAGGACATGACGactgctcaacacacacacacacacacacacacacatacacacacaggccaTGAAGACATGCTGCTGGCAAAGTTGAATACTGAATAACTTCCATATTCTGTGTCATGTTTGCATTTGTAAGAGAAAAAGTACTTCATTTCCATTTCGCCTCTAAACTGAGGTAATactaatgaaaataaaagaataattaattgtattttattatataaatacaataaatctaaaatgtttaatatttgttatattccGTATCTAATGATTTGAACTGATTGTATAGTATTAATGcatataaatctatatttatattcatacaaaTACCAGAtaattgtatgtgtatatatatatatatatatatatatatatatatatatatatatatatatatatatatatatatatatatatatatatataaaatatgtatcaaatatattttatagctcttaatttttttttctttcttgtacttatttatttagttatttgattTGACAAAGATAATGAAATAATGCCTGGATATTTGAATCAtacttttgtttatatatatatatatatatagagagatagagagagaggcaTGTGCTATTATTGCTGATGAAATAATTTATTCAGCAACTTGTGACGTGGGCTGAtgtcactggtgtgtgtgtgtgttgtgtgtgtgtgtgtatctcacatgcaggtttgtaataataataataactgtcaCTGTGAGTCGCTCTGGGCTCCTCCGTTCTGTGATAAAGCTGGGTTTGGAGGCAGTATGGACAGCGGCCCGATGAGACCAACAGGTATTTAACATGTATTCGTGATTATTCTGTTGCTCTTCAACAATATCTACTCTGttcacaaaagtgtgtgtgtgtgtgtacatgcagacaGCAGCAGTGTGACGGTGGGCATCCTGGTGGCGTTTCTGTGTCTGCTGTGTGTTGGGATAATTGTGTGCATTAAGAGGAAAACTCTGCTCAGTCTGTTCCTCTCCAATAAGGAGAACACCATCGAAAAACTGAGGTACTAAATCTGCACCACTGAAATAAACAATCACTGTATAGTATATGCAGCACACAAAGTCATAATTAGTTTAAATCTGACCCGTAGAATAAACTTAAACTGTTTTTGCTACTGTCTCATTGAGAATTCTGTATGTAAATGAGttgcgttgtgattggctaaccTCCATGTGTTGCcatagttaatatttttaatcaggGCAAGGAAAGTTTCTAAATTCTGAATATGCATCGAAATGTTGATATATGGGTTCATTTGCAAATGATTGTAATTCTATAACCATGCAGTCTGGGAAAAGATTTTGTTTGGTAACGTTACACCGGAAgaattttaatttccatttagCAATTAAATTGAGCTGAATCTCAAGAAAACTTTTGTTTTTCATCCCAAATATCTTAAGATAAAAACAAtaagatgttgttgttgtttaagaaaattaaacatattttaagacAATTACTATTTTGTGGCATCAAGACTATGATTAAGCATGatgataattaaacatttttaacccCATAACTCTCATTATACTGCAAATTTATCATGTTTTTGTCTAGTTTTCCAGGAAATAAAAATTCCCTTAAAATTAGATCAAAACTGCATAAAATGTATccgattttttttatcagatatttatcaatttataatttttccattttttaaatataatacttaaCAATATATACcactaatatatttattaataatatatttattatttaatatttatacatcttatgtttgtttgtttttttgcggCTTTGCCAAAGGTAGTggagaatatatttaaataattattctttCTAAATAAGAACAAATGATAACTGGtagtttcaaaaaaatatataattactaaAGTAAAAGGTTAACTATGGTTCCATTTACATTAGTAGGtgtttttatatatgcatgtaaatgttaatattaattttcatatgattgtgattgtgatatgatctaaaaaataatttgaatttagcaataattgtgggaatgttacttttgatttTTCCCTGAAAATTCTGGACcaagaaataacatttaaaatatgctaGACCAATGTCCAACTACAAGCTTTCAGAAAATAAAGGTTTTGTTCCAGCGTTTTGAGATCATTATTAAAAACCAGATAAAGTTACTGGAAGACGTTACAGtgaatgtttgttcataactttgagagaaccttgtgAGAACAAAGTTATGTGAATGTTTCTTGTTATGGGTTATTGTTAAAAATACACATCATCATTGCGTTATCCTAAATTGTGTCTGTATTTGTGCTTTGCTGCAGGTCTGTGGGACCCAATAGACTGAACAGTCcagcacacactctctcatctgctcacacacacactgggacTCAAACATACTCCATCTACAGAACGTCTCCTCAACATCAGACTTCAGCTTTACTACAAAGTGCCAGCATATATAAGGTGCTTATTTACATATcctatatatatgcacacacgtGTATATTACAAATCCCATCATAACATATGCATATTTCATACTTGTGCATAAACTGGCATGCATATGTGTGTCGCTTCACTGCTTTACTACAGttttgagtgacagctgctgtCCATCTCACGCTCCAGAGGTTGTTTCATAAAAAGCAGAGCAAAGACAAAGTGAGCGTTCAGCGCTTGAAACCCGCTCTTTAGCTGTCAGACCACACGAGCTCTCACAAATTGAAGGAAATCAGTCGTATGCCTGTCAGCCAGATGGATTGTGGATGCATTTGTGATCTTAGGGCTGAAAGCAGTTCAGATCTGTGATTAGAGGATGTGCAAAATACCACGACCGACCCCCGTGGTGCACCAAATAGCCTGCGCTATGAGAGACTGTAAGAGAgagattcttcaaaataatgttttaatgtctGTTGCattcaccaaggctacatttatggGTTTAGAAAAactggaaaatgtaattaatttaaattaatgtttttttttttaagtgaactgttcctttaagagtgACTGCAGTATCTAGTATTCATAATGTGTGACAGTAACAGGATAGTGGATGTAGGTCTGTTTGATGTTAGACAAGGTGAGgttatacagacacacacacacacacacacaaacggttTCTGTCTCACGTCTCCTTTTGTTCTTGTCACATCTGGCTGCAGGTCAAAAGCTCAAAGCAGCTCTGATGTGTGCGTGTGCTCATATGAGACttatttgtatcattaaaaaGGATAGCTCAGCCAAAAAtgagtcatcatttactcagctgCATGTTGATCCAAATttttatgacttactttcttctgacGCAGAATGACATAGAACTCAATAAATGCGCTCTagaaaataatccacatgacttgtGCATTTTGGTcctatctgaaatataaatattagttggaaaaacctaaacttaaaaacaaacacaaatgagaaatgttgccataGATGGCATTTAACTGAAATcataaaatagctaaaactaaaataagttatatatacataatggcATCATTCGCTTTTATGTTTTAGAGCTGTTTGAACATACTGCCTCGTTTTGTGTTTTACAAAGTAAGTCAATCAGGTTTTAAGAAACTGTGCGAgcaccaaaacacacttgtagccaatcaccAGTAAGGGGCGTGTCCATGTGTGATGCGAGTGGTGCCTACTTTGCATAGTATTAATTTGGGGGCGTGGCTATCAAATAGGTGTGTCATCCTTTTGGATGGGGGCGAGTTTgtttttggtgatttcaaatatcagCAGCATTTCTCGTCTTTAAGTGTTCCTCTGATTTATTGATTTGTGGATCTtgcatgtttaatgttaatggaaCTATTCATTGTCAATCAGACATGACCTTTATTTGTCTCCGTGTAGCCGCAGTCTCCTCTCCAGACGGTAGACTCTGTGGTCCCGTCTCATGGTCTCCGCCGGCTGCCCCCGTGTCCTCCGCTCCACCTCTCTCACCCGCTGCCGCTGACACTCGGCCTGCCGCtgacaccaccacacacacactcgactCCACCCAGAGCCCCTCCACCAGCACTCACACATGCATCCGCTCCAGCAGCGGGAACGGCCTGCCGTGGTCTGGCCTGCCAGAACGTCTGCAAGATCGCCAGGGTGAGTGGAAATATGCCAGCGCTGCACATATAAAACAAGAGTGTTTTGAGTGGTGGCTGGggcattgctagggtgttctgggttgttctGATACTAAGAAAAATAATAGTGCActggtttttatatttattattggaGGGTGTTCAAATCAGTAACCATAATGAGATACTCATCATAACATTCTGTGCACTTCTATTCATGTCAGCACTCAGCAGGTATACTGTACTCTACtgatttcagttgtttttatCGTTCTGTCATTCCCCAGCAGTGTTGCAATGGCAGAAGAGCTCATTTTTTATGCACACTgtagtattttttaaatagttttacagtTTAATGTTGGATCTGCAGTGGTGTGAACAGGCATCTTTCATTAGAGCTCTGTGTCGTTTTAAATCTTAAGTATGTTCAGAGGTTCATGCAATCCAAAGAAAACGCAGAGTGAAGCCTCTGGCCAATG includes these proteins:
- the LOC113055846 gene encoding disintegrin and metalloproteinase domain-containing protein 12-like, with the protein product MSTRYSSRRALLPAVCAHVVSVLTVCCAGGLFAAADTLENYDVIEPHLLIGGQQRPVSLIKSMGHPGSLKVLIEVDGEQLLLDLQKNEGLFASHYTETHYLEDGSAVTTSPNGMIHCYYHGEVEGHSGSEVSLSTCTGLRGLISLEHEVYILEPEEEGNTHRLYRGEHLKVTQGTCGHGHNISYPTEMRNTTGAVFSSHSRRHKRDAQSSTKHVELIIVADNREYQRQGKDVEKVKQRLAEIANYVDKFYRSLNIRVALVGLEVWSDEDKCSITQDPFTSLHEFLDWRKLKLLPQRPHDNAQLISGVYFQGTTIGMAPIMSMCTAEQSGGIVMDHSDNPLGAAVTLAHELGHNFGMNHDTPERGCGCRATVDRGGCIMTPSTGYPFPTVFSTCSKKDLAASLEKGVGMCLFNMPEVKVLYGGQKCGNGYVEEGEQCDCGDVEECLNPCCNASTCTLKQEAVCAHGQCCEDCQLKPAGTPCRESSNSCDLPEFCTGADPHCPANVYLHDGHDCQGVDGHCYNGICQTHEQQCITLWGQGAKPAPGICFERVNSAGDPYGNCGKDAKGSFAKCEARDAKCGKMQCQGGANRPVIGTNAVSIETNIPLQEGGRILCRGTHVYLGDDMPDPGLVLTGTKCGENMMCINRQCQNISVLGVHDCSAKCSGHGVCNNNNNCHCESLWAPPFCDKAGFGGSMDSGPMRPTDSSSVTVGILVAFLCLLCVGIIVCIKRKTLLSLFLSNKENTIEKLRSVGPNRLNSPAHTLSSAHTHTGTQTYSIYRTSPQHQTSALLQSASIYKPQSPLQTVDSVVPSHGLRRLPPCPPLHLSHPLPLTLGLPLTPPHTHSTPPRAPPPALTHASAPAAGTACRGLACQNVCKIARVFEKPSPPQKPLPADPLSGKVRVILNPSAVRLPAPVPTPASPRPAPLHPQPSRPPPKQPPTLPKPHFTAGAKFSS